A stretch of the Mycobacteroides immunogenum genome encodes the following:
- a CDS encoding VOC family protein, translated as MKIHDVRITATDVPSAARFYSETLELPVQLDRDVATVHIGDSTLTMVPGPAYHGSHHIAFTVPAGSLTSAKQWLSQRVTLQTDGEWHDEFDCPPNWQARSVYFAGPDDAVLELIERNILDNHIERPFGVEDIRYISEVGFGVSDVLQTQTLLRDKLALLPFGEPSARFGPMGDHDGLFILVPADATWRPENRVAPAAAPTIVTADIPTALEIGEHFLVQPLRG; from the coding sequence CGAAACACTGGAATTACCAGTACAACTCGATCGTGACGTAGCCACGGTGCATATTGGCGACAGCACGTTGACGATGGTGCCCGGTCCGGCATATCACGGTTCACATCACATCGCCTTTACCGTCCCGGCCGGAAGCCTCACGTCGGCCAAGCAGTGGCTATCACAGCGGGTGACCTTGCAGACGGACGGAGAATGGCACGACGAGTTCGACTGCCCGCCCAACTGGCAGGCGCGCAGCGTCTACTTCGCCGGACCCGATGACGCGGTGCTCGAACTGATCGAACGCAACATCTTGGACAACCACATCGAGCGGCCGTTCGGTGTCGAAGACATCCGGTACATCAGCGAGGTCGGATTCGGTGTTTCCGATGTGCTGCAGACCCAGACGCTCTTGCGCGACAAACTCGCACTACTGCCATTCGGAGAGCCCTCTGCCCGGTTCGGTCCGATGGGTGACCACGACGGACTGTTCATCCTGGTACCGGCCGACGCCACCTGGCGCCCCGAGAACCGGGTGGCACCGGCCGCCGCGCCAACCATCGTCACGGCGGACATACCCACCGCGCTGGAGATCGGTGAGCATTTCCTGGTTCAACCACTGAGGGGCTAG
- a CDS encoding LLM class F420-dependent oxidoreductase, which produces MTDRIRIGIQLRPAKAQSYRQWRDAVLRAEDKGADVIFGYDHFHWPAGTLSSAGVVLDEVQPDVNNFEAWTALGSWAEITSRAEIGLLVTGVGYRNPDLLADMARTVDHISDGRLILGVGAGWYERDYTTYGYEFGTTGSRFDLFEDSLVRIESRLGQLLPQPVRPIPILIGGGGEKRTIPLVARHAHIWHAFGDIDTYRRKNNILIAEADRIGRDHHEIERSTSWGLDPARGLTGAEADAYVEVGARLFTVGIDADNDYDLSVLDAPLAWRDSRS; this is translated from the coding sequence GTGACTGATCGCATACGCATTGGAATTCAGCTCCGGCCGGCCAAGGCGCAGAGCTACCGGCAGTGGCGTGACGCCGTGCTGCGCGCCGAAGACAAGGGTGCGGACGTCATCTTCGGCTATGACCATTTCCATTGGCCGGCCGGCACCCTCAGCAGTGCAGGGGTGGTCCTGGACGAGGTGCAACCCGATGTCAACAACTTCGAGGCCTGGACCGCGCTTGGGTCGTGGGCCGAGATCACCTCGCGGGCAGAGATCGGGCTGCTCGTCACGGGTGTGGGATATCGCAACCCTGATCTGCTGGCCGATATGGCGCGCACCGTCGATCACATCAGCGATGGCCGCCTGATCCTCGGGGTCGGTGCTGGTTGGTACGAAAGGGACTACACCACCTATGGGTACGAGTTCGGGACGACGGGTTCACGTTTCGATTTGTTCGAGGACAGCCTGGTCCGGATCGAGAGCCGATTGGGTCAGCTGCTGCCGCAGCCGGTGCGCCCCATCCCGATCCTGATCGGTGGTGGCGGCGAGAAGCGCACCATCCCGTTGGTGGCCCGGCACGCGCACATCTGGCATGCGTTCGGCGACATCGACACCTACCGGCGTAAGAACAACATTCTGATCGCCGAGGCTGACCGCATCGGTCGCGACCACCATGAGATCGAACGCTCCACCAGCTGGGGACTGGATCCCGCGCGCGGGCTCACCGGGGCAGAGGCGGACGCGTATGTCGAGGTGGGTGCCAGGCTTTTCACCGTCGGGATTGACGCCGATAACGACTATGACCTGTCGGTGCTCGACGCGCCGCTGGCCTGGCGCGATTCACGCTCCTAG
- a CDS encoding FadR/GntR family transcriptional regulator codes for MALQPIARQSIPDEIFSQLAAQVLTGDRTPGDTLPSERALAEALGVSRTAVREALGRLERSGLIHIRQGGSTVIRDYRSDAGFDVLPLLLAYGGDVDRRTLASVIEARAIIGPQVARLAAQRAHQTPGVADRLHAMAAELESESDPLQRMWQALGFWELVIDTADSIAFRLVFNTMRDSYVRALDVLVNVMAAEVGNIGHYRALADAVASADPAAAHDAAAAMLALGTKAFDQLLRELPTDTAAESENRQ; via the coding sequence ATGGCACTGCAGCCGATCGCCCGTCAGTCGATCCCCGACGAGATATTCAGCCAGCTCGCGGCGCAGGTTCTCACCGGCGACCGCACCCCGGGCGACACGCTGCCCAGTGAACGAGCCCTCGCCGAAGCCCTCGGGGTGTCACGCACCGCGGTCCGCGAAGCACTGGGACGCCTGGAACGTTCGGGGCTGATTCACATCCGCCAGGGCGGATCGACGGTGATCCGCGATTACCGCAGCGACGCCGGTTTCGATGTACTGCCACTGCTCCTGGCGTACGGCGGTGATGTAGACCGCCGCACCCTGGCCAGCGTGATCGAGGCCCGGGCCATCATCGGCCCCCAGGTCGCACGCCTGGCCGCGCAACGGGCACATCAAACCCCCGGGGTAGCCGATCGCTTGCATGCGATGGCCGCCGAACTGGAATCGGAAAGCGATCCCCTGCAACGGATGTGGCAAGCACTCGGATTCTGGGAGCTGGTCATCGATACCGCCGACTCAATCGCCTTTCGGTTGGTGTTCAACACCATGCGCGACTCATACGTGCGGGCCTTGGATGTCCTGGTGAATGTCATGGCCGCCGAGGTAGGCAATATCGGCCACTATCGTGCACTGGCCGACGCTGTCGCCTCCGCAGATCCCGCCGCCGCGCACGACGCTGCGGCGGCGATGCTCGCCTTGGGCACCAAGGCTTTTGACCAACTCTTGCGCGAACTCCCAACTGACACCGCGGCGGAATCGGAGAACCGGCAATGA
- a CDS encoding sterol desaturase family protein: MTRTARKSMTLRDALAEFVKHPTPWMLIAWSVALLASRISLGGWTIADAITPIALVAISPIAEWLIHVGILHWRPRSWGPVRVDSRLARDHRLHHQDPRDVPLVFIPWPSLIVVVAGVTAIALLAFPRTGIGLTFALTIALFLVFYEWTHYLIHTDYKPRHAIYRAVWRNHRYHHFKNENYWFTVTSSGTADRLLGTYPDPQQVKSSPTVRNLHAPSITG, encoded by the coding sequence ATGACGCGTACCGCACGCAAGTCGATGACCCTGCGCGATGCCCTCGCAGAATTCGTCAAACACCCCACGCCATGGATGCTGATCGCATGGTCCGTCGCGCTTCTGGCCAGCCGAATCTCCCTGGGCGGCTGGACAATCGCGGACGCCATCACACCCATCGCGCTGGTAGCCATCTCCCCGATCGCCGAATGGCTGATCCATGTCGGCATCCTGCACTGGCGCCCGCGTTCATGGGGACCGGTGCGGGTGGACTCCAGACTGGCCCGCGACCACCGGCTGCATCATCAGGATCCGCGCGACGTCCCGCTGGTGTTCATCCCCTGGCCCAGCCTGATCGTGGTGGTTGCCGGGGTCACCGCGATCGCACTATTGGCCTTCCCGCGCACTGGGATTGGTCTAACCTTCGCTCTCACAATCGCGCTGTTTCTGGTGTTCTACGAGTGGACGCACTATCTCATCCACACCGATTACAAGCCGCGGCATGCCATCTATCGCGCGGTCTGGCGTAACCACCGGTACCACCACTTCAAGAACGAGAACTACTGGTTCACCGTCACCAGCTCGGGAACCGCCGACCGGCTACTGGGAACCTATCCGGACCCGCAGCAGGTGAAATCCTCGCCGACTGTGCGAAATCTACACGCGCCCAGCATTACTGGTTAG
- a CDS encoding DUF692 domain-containing protein, with amino-acid sequence MASSNHPLKTVLADEPAVGASWRPELAAMFNQGAVTDDSLNLAFTEIVAENFRPGQLPAELTGLREAGTVVVPHGVSLGLAGADLPDAKRVKHLAALASELNAPMVSEHVAFVRAGFENGRYSGVLEAGHLIAPPRTTLALDVLVDNVSRVQDDLGVPLALENVATTLQWPENELSEPDYLRELSRRTDCWLVLDIPNLYATAVASGTDPVALLRRFPIERVAYVHIAGGRFEGNLYWDTHADTIIEPVADLLTELVVLTSGRSLGVLIERDGSIDEASVSADLSVVRQAIKAGVVHA; translated from the coding sequence GTGGCCTCTTCAAATCACCCGCTTAAGACCGTGCTGGCCGACGAGCCCGCGGTCGGCGCCTCGTGGCGCCCCGAGCTTGCTGCGATGTTCAACCAGGGCGCCGTCACCGACGATTCGCTCAACCTCGCTTTCACCGAGATCGTCGCCGAGAACTTCCGTCCCGGACAGCTGCCCGCGGAACTGACGGGCCTGCGTGAGGCGGGCACCGTTGTGGTGCCGCACGGGGTGTCGTTGGGTTTGGCCGGCGCTGACCTGCCGGACGCCAAGCGCGTGAAGCACCTTGCTGCCCTGGCATCGGAACTGAACGCACCGATGGTCAGCGAGCATGTGGCCTTCGTGCGGGCCGGGTTTGAAAACGGGCGGTACAGCGGTGTGCTCGAGGCGGGGCATTTGATCGCTCCGCCGCGCACCACATTGGCGCTCGACGTGCTGGTGGACAACGTGTCGCGGGTTCAAGACGACCTCGGTGTGCCGCTGGCGCTGGAGAATGTGGCCACCACCTTGCAGTGGCCCGAGAACGAGCTCAGCGAGCCCGATTACTTGCGTGAGTTGTCGCGGCGCACCGACTGCTGGCTGGTGCTCGATATTCCTAATCTCTACGCGACGGCGGTGGCCTCGGGCACCGATCCGGTCGCGCTGCTGCGCCGTTTCCCGATCGAGCGGGTGGCGTACGTGCATATCGCGGGTGGCCGCTTCGAGGGCAATCTGTACTGGGATACCCATGCCGACACCATCATCGAGCCGGTGGCCGACCTGCTCACCGAACTCGTGGTGCTCACCTCGGGCCGCAGCCTGGGCGTGCTGATCGAGCGTGACGGGTCGATCGACGAGGCCAGCGTGAGTGCCGATCTGTCGGTCGTTCGTCAGGCGATCAAGGCCGGTGTTGTCCATGCTTGA
- a CDS encoding DUF952 domain-containing protein — translation MQSMDSGEAELLHICSTDEWAVARAQGEHRPTSLAETGFIHLSAPYQIHLPANRLYRGRCDLVVLSVALNLLDSPVRWEPGVPSDPESMLFPHLYGPLPTAAVTSAAKFRPGPDGFFEPLAPSTS, via the coding sequence ATGCAGTCGATGGACAGCGGCGAAGCCGAACTTCTTCACATCTGCTCCACCGATGAGTGGGCGGTCGCACGTGCACAGGGAGAGCATCGGCCCACGTCACTGGCCGAAACGGGATTTATTCACCTCTCCGCGCCGTATCAGATTCACCTTCCCGCCAACCGTTTGTATCGCGGAAGGTGTGATCTGGTCGTATTGTCTGTTGCCCTGAATCTGCTTGACTCTCCGGTACGTTGGGAACCAGGCGTGCCCAGCGACCCGGAATCGATGCTTTTCCCTCATTTGTACGGACCGCTGCCGACTGCCGCGGTTACCTCTGCGGCGAAATTCCGGCCGGGGCCGGATGGCTTTTTTGAGCCGCTGGCACCAAGCACTTCCTAA
- a CDS encoding DUF7455 domain-containing protein, translating into MNATLTSPELTKADRCDRCGAAARVRATLPSGAELLFCQHHANEHSEKLAAMSAVLYISGPLED; encoded by the coding sequence ATGAACGCAACTCTGACCAGTCCAGAGCTGACGAAGGCTGACCGCTGCGATCGTTGCGGAGCGGCTGCCCGGGTCCGCGCCACGCTCCCCTCGGGGGCCGAGCTGCTTTTTTGCCAGCACCACGCCAATGAGCACTCCGAGAAGCTGGCGGCCATGTCGGCGGTGCTGTACATCAGCGGCCCGCTCGAGGATTAG
- a CDS encoding YihY/virulence factor BrkB family protein, whose protein sequence is MSEKPRHVSFGRDVLHVMRRTAVKSWDDSIFAQSAQAAFWQVLSLPPLLLGILGSLTFVGPLFGPDTLPEIQERLVRVANSVFSKSVVSEIIEPTIIDIMRDGRGEVVSIGFVISLWAGSSAISSFVDSVVEAHDQTPLRHPVRQRFFALGLYVAALVMAVVTLPVIALGPKRIAEVVPDSWNALLRYGYFPLLGIALVALVTLLYRVSLPRPLPSHRLWIGALLAVTFFVIASLGLRFYLNWITGTGYTYGALATPIAFLLFAFMLGFAIVLGAELNAAIEESWPAGATHARQLREWLSPQNGQNGQNGKADGSPADSPEGC, encoded by the coding sequence ATGAGTGAGAAGCCACGCCATGTCTCGTTCGGTCGGGACGTCTTACACGTGATGCGCCGGACTGCCGTAAAGAGTTGGGATGACTCGATTTTCGCGCAGTCAGCCCAAGCCGCTTTCTGGCAGGTGCTATCACTACCGCCACTGCTGTTGGGTATCCTGGGCAGCTTGACGTTCGTCGGGCCGCTGTTCGGCCCGGACACGTTGCCCGAGATCCAGGAGCGGCTTGTCCGGGTGGCCAACAGCGTCTTCAGCAAGAGCGTGGTCAGCGAGATCATCGAGCCGACAATCATCGACATCATGCGCGATGGGCGTGGCGAGGTGGTTTCGATAGGGTTCGTCATCTCGCTGTGGGCGGGCTCGTCGGCGATCTCGAGTTTTGTGGACTCCGTCGTGGAGGCACACGACCAGACTCCGCTGCGCCACCCCGTCCGTCAGCGGTTCTTTGCGCTGGGGTTGTACGTCGCGGCGTTGGTGATGGCGGTGGTGACATTGCCGGTGATCGCGTTGGGACCAAAAAGGATCGCCGAGGTGGTGCCCGACTCGTGGAACGCGCTGCTTCGGTACGGCTACTTCCCGCTGCTGGGTATCGCGCTGGTGGCCTTGGTGACGCTGCTGTACCGGGTGTCCCTACCCAGGCCGCTTCCGTCGCATCGGCTGTGGATCGGCGCGCTACTGGCCGTGACGTTCTTCGTGATCGCCAGCCTGGGGCTGCGGTTTTACCTGAACTGGATCACCGGAACGGGATACACCTACGGCGCACTGGCCACCCCGATCGCGTTCCTGCTGTTCGCGTTCATGCTCGGCTTCGCGATCGTGCTGGGCGCCGAACTCAATGCCGCGATCGAGGAGAGCTGGCCCGCCGGGGCGACGCACGCCCGGCAGCTGCGGGAGTGGCTCAGCCCCCAAAACGGTCAGAACGGCCAAAACGGCAAGGCCGACGGCTCCCCCGCGGATTCCCCGGAAGGCTGCTAG
- a CDS encoding DUF3039 domain-containing protein: MDTQTLERPDTTVDESTDSDTPKVFHYVKKDKIVESAVMGNHVVALCGEVFPVTRSAKPGSPVCPDCKRIYEMMKKD; this comes from the coding sequence ATGGATACGCAGACCCTTGAGCGTCCGGATACCACCGTCGACGAAAGCACCGATAGCGATACGCCGAAGGTCTTCCATTACGTCAAGAAGGACAAGATCGTCGAGAGCGCGGTCATGGGAAACCACGTGGTCGCCCTGTGCGGTGAGGTTTTCCCGGTCACCCGGTCGGCCAAGCCCGGCTCCCCGGTGTGCCCGGACTGCAAGCGCATCTACGAGATGATGAAGAAGGACTAG
- a CDS encoding DUF3099 domain-containing protein, which translates to MRKELSFDDDGRPVLITAAAVSVEDQHRARVRRYLSLMAFRIPALIGAAWAYSVWHNGWISLAILAASIPLPWMAVLIANDRPPRKAEEPRRYGPQTQHHALFPTAERRAIDPASAPQPHSPPEDSAGPS; encoded by the coding sequence ATGAGAAAAGAGCTGTCGTTCGATGACGATGGCCGACCCGTACTCATCACAGCGGCCGCGGTCTCGGTAGAGGACCAGCATCGCGCCCGGGTACGCCGGTATCTGTCGCTCATGGCGTTCCGGATCCCGGCCCTGATCGGCGCCGCCTGGGCCTACAGCGTGTGGCACAACGGGTGGATATCGCTGGCCATCCTGGCCGCATCGATCCCGCTTCCCTGGATGGCCGTACTGATCGCCAACGATCGCCCGCCGCGAAAGGCCGAGGAGCCACGCCGGTACGGCCCTCAGACCCAACACCACGCGCTGTTTCCCACCGCAGAGCGCAGAGCGATTGATCCCGCGTCTGCGCCGCAACCGCACTCCCCGCCAGAGGACTCCGCTGGCCCGTCTTAG
- a CDS encoding sigma-70 family RNA polymerase sigma factor: MANATTRPARTTESEDLDAQSPAADLVRVYLNGIGKTALLTAEDEVELAKRIEAGLYAQHLLDTKKRLGEARKKDLAVIVREGNAARSHLLEANLRLVVSLAKRYTGRGMPLLDLIQEGNLGLIRAMEKFDYAKGFKFSTYATWWIRQAITRGMADQSRTIRLPVHLVEQVNKLARIKRELHQRLGREASDEELAEESGIPVEKIGDLLDHSRDPVSLDMPVGTDEEAPLGDFIEDTEAMSAENAVIAELLHSDVRSVLATLDEREQQVIRLRYGLDDGQARTLDQIGKLFGLSRERVRQIEREVMTKLRHGDRAERLRSYAS, translated from the coding sequence ATGGCAAACGCCACGACCCGTCCGGCCCGCACCACCGAGTCCGAGGATCTGGACGCCCAAAGTCCGGCCGCCGATCTCGTTCGGGTGTATTTGAACGGCATCGGCAAGACCGCTCTGCTCACGGCGGAGGATGAAGTCGAGCTGGCCAAACGGATTGAGGCGGGGCTGTACGCCCAGCACCTTCTCGACACCAAGAAGCGCCTCGGCGAGGCCCGCAAGAAGGACCTCGCGGTGATCGTGCGTGAGGGCAACGCGGCGCGCAGCCACCTGTTGGAGGCCAACCTGCGTCTGGTGGTGTCGCTCGCCAAGCGCTACACCGGCCGCGGCATGCCGCTGCTTGATCTCATCCAGGAAGGCAATCTGGGTCTGATCCGCGCCATGGAGAAGTTCGACTACGCCAAGGGCTTCAAGTTCTCGACCTACGCGACCTGGTGGATCCGTCAGGCCATCACCCGCGGCATGGCCGACCAGAGCCGCACCATCCGGCTGCCTGTCCACCTGGTGGAGCAGGTCAACAAGCTGGCCCGCATCAAGCGCGAACTGCACCAGCGGCTCGGCCGCGAGGCCAGCGATGAGGAACTGGCCGAGGAGTCGGGTATCCCGGTGGAGAAGATCGGCGATCTGCTGGACCACAGCCGGGACCCGGTAAGCCTGGACATGCCAGTCGGCACCGACGAGGAAGCGCCGCTGGGTGACTTCATCGAGGACACCGAGGCCATGTCGGCAGAGAACGCCGTCATCGCCGAGCTGTTGCACTCGGATGTGCGCAGTGTGCTGGCCACGCTCGACGAACGCGAGCAGCAGGTCATTCGGCTGCGCTACGGCCTCGATGACGGACAGGCGCGGACGCTGGATCAGATCGGCAAGCTGTTCGGACTCTCCCGCGAGCGAGTGCGTCAGATCGAGCGTGAAGTCATGACGAAACTGCGCCACGGCGACCGCGCGGAACGGCTGCGTTCGTACGCGAGCTAG
- a CDS encoding metal-dependent transcriptional regulator translates to MNDLVDTTEMYLRTIYDLEEEGVVPLRARIAERLEQSGPTVSQTVARMERDGLLNVAGDRHLELTDKGRALAVSVMRKHRLAECLLVDIIGLPWEDVHAEACRWEHVMSEDVERRLLTVLNNPTTSPFGNPIPGLSELGVPTDRSESASAVRLTEIPSGSQVAVVVRRLAEHVQADTDLLSRLKDAGVVPNARVTVESSPDGVIIIIPGHESVELPHEMAHAVMVEKV, encoded by the coding sequence GTGAACGATCTTGTCGACACGACAGAGATGTATCTGCGCACGATCTACGACCTTGAAGAAGAGGGCGTCGTACCGCTGCGTGCTCGCATCGCCGAGCGGCTCGAGCAGAGTGGCCCGACGGTCAGCCAGACGGTGGCGCGGATGGAACGCGACGGTCTGCTGAATGTCGCCGGCGACCGCCACCTTGAACTCACCGACAAGGGCCGCGCGCTGGCGGTGTCGGTCATGCGTAAGCACCGGCTGGCCGAGTGCCTGCTGGTGGACATCATCGGCCTGCCGTGGGAGGACGTGCACGCCGAGGCTTGCCGCTGGGAGCACGTGATGAGCGAGGACGTGGAACGCCGTCTGCTCACCGTGCTCAACAACCCGACCACCTCGCCGTTCGGTAACCCGATCCCCGGACTCTCCGAGCTCGGGGTCCCCACCGACCGGTCCGAGAGCGCCAGCGCGGTGCGGCTCACCGAGATCCCGTCTGGGTCTCAGGTTGCCGTGGTAGTGCGTCGGCTGGCCGAGCATGTGCAGGCCGACACCGACCTGCTGTCCCGCCTCAAGGACGCCGGTGTGGTGCCCAACGCACGTGTGACCGTGGAGTCCTCCCCCGATGGTGTCATCATCATCATTCCCGGCCATGAGAGCGTCGAGCTTCCCCACGAAATGGCCCACGCCGTCATGGTGGAAAAGGTCTAA
- a CDS encoding DUF4192 domain-containing protein: MTSLIPPTPGRPDFRLNRPSALIAALPAMLGFVPEDSLVVVTLADGLIETVLRRDLYDLDNPEHAAFAALAEVLSPGPADAVIAVVISAGLDVLGAADIIRRLAKHLACRGVSLIAGHVVDHIGPGGWWRCYDGCGAGGPVDDPQCSPLTAAAVLAGRTVHRRREDLVALIAPTDTRRTATLAASLRRPSPARGEDAPADRRAVNRVMRVACRMAEIRPLSNRDILAIARSLTVLRVRDTLCALTVGVLATDVERLWLALSRLLPAPWRAEALVLLGFSAYVRGDGPLAGVALDAALAAAPDHRLGQLLMSALQAGMRPDEIGTLADTGFRLAHELGISMPPKQIRGGC, encoded by the coding sequence ATGACATCACTGATACCCCCGACCCCCGGCCGCCCCGACTTTCGGCTGAATCGGCCGTCCGCTTTGATCGCAGCGCTACCGGCAATGCTGGGCTTCGTCCCCGAGGACTCCCTCGTGGTGGTCACGCTAGCCGACGGACTGATTGAGACGGTGCTGCGTAGGGATCTCTATGACCTGGACAACCCTGAACATGCTGCCTTTGCGGCGCTGGCCGAGGTACTCAGCCCTGGGCCAGCGGACGCGGTGATCGCTGTGGTCATCAGCGCCGGTCTCGATGTTCTGGGGGCCGCGGACATCATCCGGCGGCTGGCCAAACATCTTGCTTGCCGGGGCGTTTCGCTGATCGCCGGTCATGTGGTGGATCACATCGGACCCGGCGGATGGTGGCGATGCTACGACGGATGCGGGGCGGGCGGGCCTGTCGATGACCCGCAGTGTTCACCGCTGACGGCGGCCGCCGTGTTGGCGGGCAGGACGGTGCACCGGCGCCGCGAAGACCTCGTCGCGTTGATCGCGCCGACCGACACGCGCCGCACCGCCACCTTGGCCGCGTCACTGCGGCGCCCGTCGCCGGCGCGCGGTGAGGACGCGCCGGCAGATAGGCGGGCGGTGAACCGCGTGATGCGGGTGGCCTGCCGGATGGCCGAGATACGGCCGCTGTCCAACCGCGACATCCTCGCGATCGCTCGGTCTCTGACGGTCCTGCGTGTGCGCGACACCTTGTGCGCGTTGACAGTTGGTGTGCTGGCCACAGACGTGGAGCGGCTCTGGCTGGCGCTGAGCCGACTGCTACCGGCACCCTGGCGGGCCGAAGCGCTGGTGCTCTTGGGCTTCAGTGCCTACGTACGCGGCGACGGCCCGCTGGCAGGCGTCGCGTTGGATGCCGCGCTCGCGGCCGCGCCCGATCATCGCCTAGGGCAGCTGTTGATGTCGGCTCTGCAGGCCGGGATGCGGCCCGACGAGATCGGTACGTTGGCCGACACCGGCTTCCGGCTCGCTCATGAGCTGGGAATCAGTATGCCGCCCAAACAGATTCGGGGTGGCTGTTAG
- the sthA gene encoding Si-specific NAD(P)(+) transhydrogenase, protein MAADTPKYDLVVIGSGPGGQKAAIAAAKLGKSVAVVERDNMLGGVCTNTGTIPSKTLREAVLYLTGMNQRELYGASYRVKANITPEDLLARTEHVIRKEIEVVRAQLQRNRIDLISGIGRFTDEHTVVVEEPSRGERTTLHAEYVVIATGTNPARPDGVSFDEKRVLDSDGILNLRFIPGSMVVVGAGVIGIEYASMFAALGTKVTVVEKRDSMLDFCDPEVVEALRFHLRDLAVTFRFGEEVTTVDVNETGTMTTLASGKQIPADTVMYSAGRQGQTDQLDLTRAGLEADNRGRIWVDANFQTKVDHIYAVGDVIGFPALAATSMDQGRLAAYHAFGEPSKGMTDLQPIGIYSIPEVSYVGATEVELTKNAIPYEVGVSRYRELARGQIAGDSYGMLKLLVSTENLKLLGVHIFGSDATDLVHIGQAVMGCGGTVEYLVDAVFNYPTFSEAYKVAALDVMNKIRALNQFKA, encoded by the coding sequence ATGGCAGCAGATACCCCCAAATACGATCTCGTCGTCATCGGTTCCGGCCCCGGCGGCCAGAAGGCCGCCATCGCCGCGGCCAAGCTCGGCAAGTCGGTGGCGGTCGTCGAACGGGACAACATGCTCGGCGGTGTCTGCACCAACACCGGCACCATTCCGTCCAAGACACTGCGCGAGGCGGTGCTCTACCTGACGGGCATGAATCAGCGCGAGCTGTATGGCGCGAGCTATCGGGTAAAGGCCAACATCACCCCCGAGGACCTGCTGGCCCGCACCGAACACGTCATCCGCAAGGAAATCGAGGTGGTACGCGCTCAGCTGCAACGCAACCGCATCGATTTGATCAGCGGTATCGGGCGATTCACCGACGAGCACACCGTGGTCGTGGAGGAGCCCTCGCGGGGCGAGCGCACCACCTTGCACGCCGAATACGTCGTCATCGCCACCGGCACCAACCCTGCCCGCCCCGATGGTGTGTCCTTCGATGAGAAACGTGTGCTGGACTCGGACGGCATCCTGAATCTGCGCTTCATCCCCGGGTCGATGGTGGTGGTGGGCGCCGGCGTGATCGGCATCGAGTACGCGTCCATGTTCGCCGCCCTCGGCACCAAGGTGACCGTGGTAGAGAAGCGCGACTCGATGCTCGACTTCTGCGATCCGGAAGTTGTTGAGGCTCTTCGCTTTCACCTGCGCGATCTGGCGGTGACGTTCCGGTTCGGCGAGGAAGTCACCACCGTCGACGTCAACGAGACCGGCACCATGACCACCCTGGCCAGCGGCAAGCAGATCCCTGCCGACACCGTCATGTATTCGGCGGGACGGCAGGGACAAACCGACCAGCTCGACCTCACCAGAGCCGGCCTGGAGGCCGACAATCGTGGACGCATCTGGGTCGACGCGAACTTCCAGACCAAGGTCGACCACATCTACGCGGTGGGCGATGTCATCGGATTCCCGGCGCTGGCCGCCACCTCGATGGATCAGGGACGCCTGGCGGCCTATCACGCCTTCGGGGAGCCGTCGAAGGGCATGACCGATCTGCAGCCGATCGGTATCTACTCCATTCCCGAGGTGTCCTATGTGGGCGCCACCGAGGTTGAACTCACCAAGAACGCGATTCCCTATGAGGTGGGCGTCTCGCGCTATCGCGAGCTGGCGCGCGGTCAGATCGCCGGGGATTCCTACGGCATGCTCAAGCTGTTGGTGTCCACCGAGAACCTCAAGCTGCTCGGAGTTCACATCTTCGGGTCCGACGCCACCGATCTGGTGCACATCGGCCAGGCGGTGATGGGCTGCGGCGGAACGGTCGAATACCTGGTGGACGCGGTATTCAACTACCCGACGTTCTCGGAGGCGTACAAGGTGGCCGCGCTCGACGTGATGAATAAGATCCGCGCGCTGAACCAGTTCAAGGCCTGA